A stretch of DNA from Vidua macroura isolate BioBank_ID:100142 chromosome 12, ASM2450914v1, whole genome shotgun sequence:
GCCCTACACCATGGCCTCAGGGTACAGGAGGTACTGGAGGCAGGGTTTGCTCCTCCAGCTTTGCCATGGAGGTGATCCGTGTGGGAGGCAGCACCCAGGGACACCAGAGGCACCTTCCAGATTTTCCAGAGGGtgttttggaaggaatttgGTGATCTGAGAAATCCACATTTGCCCTTCTTTACTTGAGGTGGGGCAGGAGAGGATTTGAAATTGCCAGAGAAGCACATGCAATGGCACAGCCTCTTATCTCCAGCACAATGAAGAGCTCAGATCAGCCTCACTCCAGCTCCTGTGACCAGAATCCTACATTTTACCAGTCAATTTTACCAGTAAGAAGAAGCAAAGTGGTTCCCATCCCATCATCTGGGATGTGCCAGCCTGGGGCACCATGGGGTGGCAGCCAGCCACTGGCACATGTAGGGACACCCAAGAGGCAACCGCCAGTCCCAGGCCAGAGTGAGGGCAGCTCCAGCTACAAGGGATAAAACAGCACTCTTCtcaagccagcagcagcactcagcagtTTCAGCCAGGGAACACTCATTCCCAAGGGTTCCTCTTTCAGAGGACAGCCCATTTCAGAGGGTCTAATGCCCTGCTGAAGGGAGCAGAGCTCCTTTCCCTTTGTTTCATGGAGATGAAAGAGGGCAAAAGAGACCCAAATTTACGATTATTTATTCACACACACTCGTATCCCAGCCCCACCTCTCCCTAACCAAACACTCACCATGGTGGATATGGAATGACTCAGGTCCAGCTTCAGAATCATCCATGAAGGGCAAGGGCACAACAGGAACAATCCCACAAGGGGCCAGGCCAGGAAGAGCTTGAGGGCTTGgccctggggcacagccctCTTCCCTGGGGCCTGCCAGACAGAGCCAGCCAGGATACAGGGACAGTGCCAGGGCTAGGCTGAGGCATGACCTACCTACTGCTGGTACCATGGATCCATGGCACCATGACCCCTTCCTGGGAAAAGCCCCTGGTTTGGATACAGCCATTGGTGGCATCTCAAGCCTTGAGCTCACCCCTGTGGGAAGGTGAGTAGGAGCAGAGGTGATCCTGAGGCAGAGGGTAAAGGCAGGAGCTTTTCTTGGCTCTTTGGACTATGCCAACCATCACAGTGCAGGTCAGGAAACTGGTCCTCCCAAAtaagcagccccaggtgtgtgAAGTTCATCTGAATGCCCCTTTTATTGAATGCTGTAATAGTGTAGTGGGAACGTGGAACAGGGTTAAGACTGCGTAAAACAAAAGCTGGAAGAGCAAgaagtttcaaaaaaaaaggggaaataaaaggtTAGACCAGTTAAACCAGTATTGGAGTGGAGATGTATGGGGGGTTTAATGTAGTGTTAAAGGATAAACTTGAGTGTCTCCTGCATGTGCCCCACAACAAGCCAGGCTGTTTTTAAGGTCTTGAGTGGGAAATGAACAGGTCGTGTCCCAGCTGAGCCCACgctggggtgggcaggaggCACCAGTGGGGTTCAGAGGAGTCCCGAAGGTGGTACTGACCCCGGGGCTCCCACACCATGCAGCTGCATGGGAAGAGCTCCTATGCCAGTTCATAAACATCTTCCTTTTCCTAGTGATGATTACATGTGTGATAGATAGTTCTCTAGGCAACATGTTTCAATGAGAGTCAACTCTGGGGATACACAGCCCAATCTAACAATGAGAAATGCGCTTGCAGTCCAACAGAagctctgcttctctctcctcAGGAAAGGAGGtggtcctttttcctctccacagCATGTTAGGGTCCCACTGGAGTTCTGCTCTGCAGCTATTCTTCATCGGAGGAAGAGCTCTGATCCAGGGGGTACACCATGAACATCACATCTGGCCGCGACGGGACAGCAGGATGGCCAGGCCGCACGATCTCAAAGCCCAAGAAGCTGAATGTCTTCAGGAGTGGAGCTACCAAAGAGAAGGAGATCTGTTACCACCAGGAATAATCCTCTTTACCTCTCCCTTGAGCCATCAACATCAAAGTGCATGGGACAACCTCTGTGAGTGCATTGAGAGCTTCCTATGCAGAGAAGCACAGCCCTCTCCAGCAGGGTTTTTGTCTCCTGTGCTCATTGCAGCTGCTCCTAAGTGCGAAGGGATTTTATCTGTGCAGCTGAGCAGCTTTGTCCATGTTTCTCCTGCAATGTTTCTTCTATCCCCTGTGAAATCGTTGGTTGTCTGCCTGCACCAACTGCACATCCCTGCTTTCCCAGGATGGAGGTGGCCATCCCATAGGATTtgtcctgccccagcacccctTGAGCACCAACAGAGGACAGACAGCAGCAAAGAGGATTCTGCTTAGGGACAAGGAAGACATTTGCTGTCTCCACAAGGAGGTGCTGGAGCTCACTGGAAACTCcagacagctctgcacaggTCGAGGTGGGACCCCAGGAAAGCCACTTATGGTTACATGTGGGAATTCAGAGTGGGGCCAGCCCAGACAGATACGGTTCTGTGGCACCATGTCTGTGTCACTGAAGCAATGGCTGCCCTGTGACAGTCACCCTGGTGCAGCATTCCACCCCTACGGCACCCTTGGGCAATCAGCTCCAGGACACTGAGTGATAATGCAGAGGAGCTCCTGAAGATATTTTCTGGCAGCACTGAATTTCAGCTGGATAGACACGGACCCAGGATCTGGACCACTCCAGAACTCCTACAAACAACTGCTGGCAttggctgtcccctgtccccagcctccGTGGGGGCCACCTATGCAACTGGTGCTAGTGGTGACATAACAGCCAGGACTTGATTTGGAAATTATTCCTGGCACGGTAATGAGGGATGATGACATCttcctgggctcagctcagctttACTAAGGCCCTTCGTTGTGGAGAAGCTGGGACAGCTCATGAAGCTGCAGAGTAAAATTAGAATTGGGTTGGAATTACTCGCTAGGATACAGCCTGACTCTGGTGGGATTTAGAGTGACATGTTCCCAGCCTGGTacatcccccagccccccaggtTGTAATCCCTCACCCAGCACGTCTATCTTTAGACCCTAATGCAGCCCCCAAAGCCATAAACATCTCGAGCCAGGGCCAGGATTACCTGTAAGCCTGGAAAGGACAGAAGTGCCAGAAGATCTTTAAAAAGCTGATGAATTTCAGGGCAACAGGCTCTAAGTGCTTGTTTTCCATCTAATAACTCCTCCCTGGTTTCACTTTCCATGTCACAGCAGCCTGTTGCCAAACAGAAACTTCACTGCTCACCAAAAGGGGAATAATAACTGGCACTGGATGAGAAAATCACCCCAAATCATCCAGGAGCAGCTTTTTGCGCCAGAGTATTTAATGGCAGGGCAGCAAAGCAGATGAatggaatcccagactggtttgggctggaagggatcttaaagctcattgAGTTCCACCCCACTGCCGTGGGCCAGGACAACTTCCACTGGActaggttgctccaagccctatccaGCAGATTTGCTGGAGAAACCACAACACTCCCTCACCCTTACCCTCCAAAAAGGGCTTATTTCCTCCACGCAAAACTATTCCCGTAAGAATTATGCACATAACAATCCCTGCACAGGAGGGTCCCATGGGTCTTGCCCTGGGATGACCAAGTTTCTTTACAGCTTCAGCAGCACCATGTGGGATGTCAGGAGTGAACCCAAGTGCGGGCCAGCCCTCACCTCgatcttctctgctttttctgaagcaTATGAAGACATAGTtgactttcattttttcttcagcaaattCCAGCAGTGCTGACAACCTGCCAAGGAGAGGGAAGACAAAAGGACATCAGCTCTGGGAAGTCCTGTCCTGAGGAAGCCTCTGAGCATTATCGAATTATCAACTGTTTGGATGATTTCGGACACAAAGATTGTTTACAGCTCCCTTCCAGTGAACAATGGGTGCTGAAACAATGGGCTTCCTGCCCCGCAGATTCAGGAGGTGTCCTTGCTCCGAGTCAGGATAAGTTCCTGTCCTCACAGCCACAAACACCCTCCCCACCCGTGATGCTTTGGGACTGAAGCCTTCGTAGTCAGGAAGCAGAATattgcagctgctcccaggccaggctgcatTCCCTGGCAATGCACATGGGGGCTTTGGGAGTTCTGTgctttttgggaaggaaaactgcccagaacCGAGCTCATGGCAGGCAGAAAAGGAGAACAAACCATCCCCAGAGAACACGTGTGCAGGCAAAGCCATTTCCTGAGCTGgatggcacagctgctgcccccTGAATCCTCGtttcctgcctttccagctGGATTAATTCTGCCACCTCCTGATGGAAGCGGTGCTGCAGTAACCCCTCTGCAAGCCTCCAGGGTGGCACACCGATCAACTGCTGTCACTTGCAACCACTGGCGCTGCCAGAGCAGTGACAAACAGGCCTTCACTTCACATCTCAGTAACCAGCTGTCAGCGCAGCGCAGGAGATTAAATTTGCAAGGGTTCTGTTAATATGTTAATGAACTACTTTAATTATGGCTTCTGGCCTCTCCTTGGCTGTTTCACCCAGCTAAAAATAACCTGACAAAATTGCGCTTTAAGTCACAATGACACTGGCAAATAAATCCCCTCCCAGAAAGACCCATTCCAGGGAGAGCCCAGAGATTTACGGGCCAACTGGAGAAACTACACAAACATTTATCTGGATTCAGAGTCAAATGAGACAAGTGTGAGACAGCAACAACACTGTCACTTCCTGAAGGTGCCCAGCAATGGGTTTTTCCTAAATTAGCTCAGGTCACTGAGGGATGAAGCCTACTTGGAGATTTAGGAGGAGCTGATTGCTCTGCAGAGGAATCCAGCAAAGCCACATCTACACTGCAGCGGAGACCTCTGGCACAGCACTtggcaggaaggagctgctctggaagcTGCATTTACACAAACTTCCCATAGCAGAGCTGTCTGGACAAAACATGACCAGATTCTgccaagagaaaaatcagaactCCTGGCAGATTCCAGCACCAGTGCGGCAGTGCTCCAAGAGCAGATCCACCTACTGATGAGGAGAGCATCAATAGGATGGAGAGGTTTTTAGTTCcctgaaagggaggaaaatctGGCAAGATAAGCTTGCCAAGTGGCCAGcggaaaaataaaatttaaaagtaataaaatatcaGAGAAAATCTTGTTGGCCTTCTATACCAAAGTATACGAAGATTCACTCTGCTCATTTGTTGCCTGTTTTTCATTAGTGTTGGGACTCAAAAAATGGTAACTCATCTGGAATAtcactgggggaaaaatatTCCTATGGGGGACTCCGCAGACAAGGGAGCAGAATGTGCACAAACCACAAACAGAGCTGCTATTTCACAGCCCATTTTCCCCACACACAGCatagaatcccaggatggtttggtttggaagggaccttaaaactcatctcgTTCcaactcctgccatgggcagggacactttccactagaacatgctgctccaagccccattcaacgtggcctggaacacttccagggatggggtgtcCATCCACAATCACTTATGTAACTGAAGTCCTGCCCTCCAGGAGCCATGGCTAAGGGATCAGAACTTACCCTTCTTTGCTTCCATCAGCTAATAATCCATCAGGGATTTCCACAAAGAGGCTCTGGTTTGAGAGCACTGCATCCCAGGAGGAGGTCTTCACTTCTGTGACCTTGTACTGGAAGTGGACAATGTGAGGCTTCCCTTCATGCACTGGGACATCTTGGCTAACAGTGATCTTCTCATcctgggaaaatgaaaaatgcaaagtCCTGAACAGCCAGGGAACAAGTGGAGaaagcaaatgcaaagaaatgGTCTTAGGGTTTTACTAAGAGGATTATGCTTCTCTTTtgctggctcagggacacaTCACACAGTTCTCAGCCCTCAGAGTGATTTCTAGCCATGTTTTTCTGTTAAGAGAATGTAGTTTTACATATTGACATAATATTAAATTTCTGAGTAGAAGACTTCACTCCTTCACTGCAGGCTCCAGCCACATCTGGTGGTGCTTCATGAACTGCCCTTCCAAGAACACAACTGGACCCAACACCCAACACAGAGCTTCTGCTaccacagcccagccaggtTTGGTGCCTTCCCCATCCCCAACACAGCCTTCCTGTTCCAGGAGTGACCACAAATTGCTTTCCCAGATTTTATGGTTTGCCTCCTGGTGTAAGGGAGAAAAACACAGAGTGCAGGGAAATTCCAGAGCAGATCTGAAGCTTGTGAGGAGGTCTCTTCCAGAGACCACAAATGCACATGTCCTTCCCCATGAGGATGCCAAGCATGCAGATTACTTGGGATCAGCTCAACAGTTCCTAGAAAACAATTCAGTGGTTAAAGCCCCATTCCCTCAGACAATTCCTGCAGGCACTTGCCTTGCCCAGTAATGATTTCCACATTTCAGTGCAAAGAGCCCCAGCGAAAGAAGCAAAGCCCAGAGTTAACGCTGTTACTGCAGTGAAGCTGAACTGTCCCCTGTACTTGGTGACAGcttgtgtgtccctgtccctcacaTTCACAGGCACCTGTGCAGCTTTGAAGGGCAGAAGTAAAGCAGATACCCAAGTCATGAGAGCACCTGGAGTCATGTGTCCCTCCCTCCTCAGCAGGTGGGTGGGCAGTGGTTCACTCCTCTGGGTCACTGGGTGAGTACTGTCCAGCCtccagatattttattttaacaatgtGATTAATTCAGCAACTCCTTACAAGCCCTTACAGGCACCTCAAGCCACTGTCCCACTGCTTTAATTCCTATTATCTCTTGTCTTAAAATAGATGCCCCTTGGTTTGACTACTGCATGACAGAGAAGCCTCCGAGGACATTCACACTGGTGACAAAGTAATACCATGTGTAAATTGGGAGTTGCTTGGCTTCTG
This window harbors:
- the OAZ2 gene encoding LOW QUALITY PROTEIN: ornithine decarboxylase antizyme 2 (The sequence of the model RefSeq protein was modified relative to this genomic sequence to represent the inferred CDS: deleted 1 base in 1 codon), which gives rise to MINTQDSSILPLSNCPQLQCCRHIVPGPLWCSDAPHPLSKIPGGRGGGRDPSLSALVYKDEKITVSQDVPVHEGKPHIVHFQYKVTEVKTSSWDAVLSNQSLFVEIPDGLLADGSKEGLSALLEFAEEKMKVNYVFICFRKSREDRAPLLKTFSFLGFEIVRPGHPAVPSRPDVMFMVYPLDQSSSSDEE